The following are encoded together in the Nocardioides sp. Arc9.136 genome:
- a CDS encoding substrate-binding domain-containing protein, with translation MRAPHTRAVLPAVLLAAAVLLAGCSDDGGEQATAVVARQQAAQVEAETSEQEAIERRNAALPGRPAGVVQLDGTPGGSLTPAASDAFRDTGTSVTVEAGDNGEEVAFQELCAGEIDLVDSARPISRAEWDVCRSVGLDVVQLQIAADAVVVAIKSESDVGGDCLTTEQVRDIYRAGSPITSWEQVGLDDVPLVVGGPDADNNAFSFFGRNVLDAPQPGMTNLRSDYQASESDQGSRFFVVGDDEDERLAREYADRARVRDAARSSLVTRQQVLDDAQDEVEAAWRERAKGIADRRSPADQERDRQRVRDAVAARDDARADRDEVRATWARVRDRFVQARDARRRDEQVRGHVAYFRFSYYELFEDQLRPFEITTPAGERNCIFPSQRTITSGEYPLARQLLITTTTRSLQRREVRAFLESYLGDADRLAEDTQLVPLPEAAVRTQLSWLTGDAQPVLVSPGEEAALEPTAGPAPAENPAR, from the coding sequence ATGCGCGCACCCCACACCCGGGCCGTGCTCCCGGCGGTCCTGCTGGCCGCCGCGGTGCTCCTCGCCGGCTGCTCCGACGACGGCGGGGAGCAGGCGACCGCGGTCGTCGCGCGGCAGCAGGCCGCGCAGGTCGAGGCCGAGACCAGCGAGCAGGAGGCCATCGAACGGCGCAACGCCGCCCTCCCCGGTCGGCCCGCCGGAGTCGTCCAGCTCGACGGCACGCCCGGGGGCTCCCTCACGCCGGCCGCCAGCGACGCGTTCCGCGACACGGGCACGTCGGTCACGGTCGAGGCGGGGGACAACGGCGAGGAGGTGGCCTTCCAGGAGCTGTGCGCCGGCGAGATCGACCTGGTCGACTCCGCCCGGCCGATCAGCCGCGCCGAGTGGGACGTCTGCCGCAGCGTCGGCCTCGACGTCGTCCAGCTCCAGATCGCGGCGGACGCGGTGGTCGTGGCGATCAAGTCCGAGTCCGACGTCGGCGGCGACTGCCTGACCACCGAGCAGGTCCGCGACATCTACCGCGCCGGCTCGCCGATCACCAGCTGGGAGCAGGTCGGCCTCGACGACGTCCCGCTGGTCGTCGGGGGGCCCGACGCCGACAACAACGCGTTCAGCTTCTTCGGCCGCAACGTCCTGGACGCACCGCAGCCCGGGATGACCAACCTGCGCTCGGACTACCAGGCCTCGGAGTCCGACCAGGGGTCGCGGTTCTTCGTCGTCGGCGACGACGAGGACGAGCGGCTGGCGCGCGAGTACGCCGACCGCGCCCGGGTCCGCGACGCGGCACGCAGCTCGCTGGTCACCCGGCAGCAGGTGCTCGACGACGCCCAGGACGAGGTCGAGGCCGCCTGGCGGGAGCGGGCGAAGGGGATCGCCGACCGGCGCAGCCCGGCCGACCAGGAGCGGGACCGGCAGCGCGTGCGCGACGCCGTCGCCGCCCGCGACGACGCGCGCGCCGACCGGGACGAGGTGCGTGCCACGTGGGCGCGCGTCCGCGACCGGTTCGTGCAGGCCCGCGACGCACGGCGCCGCGACGAGCAGGTGCGCGGGCACGTGGCGTACTTCCGGTTCAGCTACTACGAGCTGTTCGAGGACCAGCTGCGTCCCTTCGAGATCACCACGCCCGCGGGCGAGCGCAACTGCATCTTCCCCAGCCAGCGCACGATCACCAGTGGGGAGTACCCGCTCGCGCGCCAGCTGCTGATCACGACCACCACCCGCTCCCTCCAGCGCCGCGAGGTCCGGGCCTTCCTCGAGAGCTACCTCGGTGACGCCGACCGGCTCGCCGAGGACACCCAGCTGGTCCCGCTGCCCGAGGCCGCAGTCCGCACCCAGCTGTCCTGGCTCACCGGCGACGCGCAGCCGGTGCTGGTGAGCCCCGGCGAGGAGGCGGCCCTCGAGCCGACCGCCGGGCCGGCCCCGGCGGAGAACCCGGCACGGTGA
- a CDS encoding glycosyltransferase, translating into MTTTAEGAPRAATPAGTVVPRLAQGTDPAVRALVPEGVCRTFRVLPYAVSEGTVLVAAADPGDPIVAEVVAEQVAGRTDRPVRLVKHTVNEVTAAIDAAHPSLPADVETPEGRRARLQLAQMLTRSGLVTTDQLRVAMLEHARTGDPLGDILVAHEAVPEDVLVAALSEIHQMQRVGLVDVEPDLELARRVPEPVAQRLRVLPVAEADGTVLLAVARPLDAEATAEVERALGLPVRPLLANRTDLDQLLQRVHAAHYADVATTGLMEARPESSAHVVISGTQKAVLVMALAATVICLAIWPTATLIGLVGLCSAIYLVVSVYKFRLTLRALGTHLETDVSEEEVAALDERRLPVYTILVPLYKEAGIVPRLVRDINALDYPRTRLDVKLLCEEDDTETVEKIRSMALPPHFSMVVVPDSQPKTKPKACNYGLQLATGTYCVIFDAEDRPDPDQLKKAIIAFDRVDPNVVCIQAKLNHFNQDQNLLTAWFANEYSMHFELVLPAMGASESPIPLGGTSNHFRTSVLRELGAWDPFNVTEDADLGIRLHREGYRTAMIDSTTLEEANSVVPNWIRQRSRWNKGYFQTWLVHMRNPAALLAQTGVRGFASFNLTMGSAFVLLMNPVFWALTTLYVLTQWGFIQQLFPGIVFYAASAMLFVGNFIFVYLNVAGSLQRGEFGITRTALLSPLYWGLMSWAAWKGFIQLFTNPFYWEKTEHGLDEAHG; encoded by the coding sequence ATGACGACCACCGCGGAGGGAGCGCCCCGCGCCGCGACCCCGGCCGGCACCGTCGTGCCCCGCCTGGCGCAGGGCACCGACCCGGCCGTTCGGGCACTGGTCCCAGAGGGCGTCTGCCGGACCTTCCGGGTGCTGCCGTACGCCGTCTCCGAGGGCACCGTGCTCGTCGCCGCGGCCGACCCGGGCGACCCGATCGTCGCCGAGGTCGTCGCCGAGCAGGTCGCCGGCCGCACCGACCGGCCCGTGCGGCTGGTCAAGCACACCGTCAACGAGGTCACCGCCGCCATCGACGCGGCCCACCCGTCGCTCCCCGCCGACGTGGAGACCCCCGAGGGCCGCCGCGCACGCCTCCAGCTGGCCCAGATGCTCACCCGCAGCGGGCTGGTCACCACCGACCAGCTGCGTGTGGCCATGCTCGAGCACGCCCGCACCGGCGACCCCCTCGGCGACATCCTGGTCGCCCACGAGGCGGTCCCCGAGGACGTCCTCGTCGCGGCGCTCTCGGAGATCCACCAGATGCAGCGCGTGGGGCTGGTCGACGTCGAGCCCGACCTCGAGCTGGCCCGCCGCGTCCCCGAGCCGGTCGCGCAGCGGCTGCGGGTCCTCCCCGTCGCCGAGGCCGACGGCACGGTGCTCCTCGCCGTCGCCCGGCCGCTCGACGCCGAGGCGACCGCCGAGGTCGAGCGCGCGCTCGGCCTGCCGGTCCGCCCGCTGCTCGCCAACCGCACCGACCTCGACCAGCTCCTCCAGCGGGTGCACGCCGCCCACTACGCCGACGTGGCGACCACCGGCCTGATGGAGGCCCGCCCGGAGTCCTCCGCGCACGTCGTCATCTCCGGGACCCAGAAGGCCGTACTGGTCATGGCGCTCGCCGCCACGGTCATCTGCCTGGCGATCTGGCCGACGGCGACGCTGATCGGTCTGGTCGGGCTCTGCAGCGCGATCTACCTGGTCGTCTCGGTCTACAAGTTCCGGCTGACCCTCCGCGCGCTCGGGACCCACCTGGAGACCGACGTGAGCGAGGAGGAGGTCGCGGCCCTCGACGAGCGGCGGCTGCCGGTCTACACGATCCTGGTCCCGCTCTACAAGGAGGCCGGCATCGTGCCGCGGCTGGTCCGCGACATCAACGCCCTGGACTACCCGCGCACCCGGCTCGACGTGAAGCTGCTGTGCGAGGAGGACGACACCGAGACCGTCGAGAAGATCCGCTCGATGGCGCTCCCGCCGCACTTCAGCATGGTCGTCGTCCCCGACAGCCAGCCCAAGACCAAGCCGAAGGCGTGCAACTACGGCCTCCAGCTCGCGACCGGGACGTACTGCGTCATCTTCGACGCCGAGGACCGGCCCGACCCCGACCAGCTGAAGAAGGCGATCATCGCCTTCGACCGGGTCGACCCGAACGTCGTGTGCATCCAGGCCAAGCTCAACCACTTCAACCAGGACCAGAACCTGCTGACCGCCTGGTTCGCCAACGAGTACTCCATGCACTTCGAGCTCGTGCTGCCAGCGATGGGCGCCTCGGAGTCGCCGATCCCGCTCGGCGGGACCTCCAACCACTTCCGCACCTCGGTGCTGCGCGAGCTCGGCGCCTGGGACCCCTTCAACGTCACCGAGGACGCCGACCTCGGCATCCGGCTGCACCGCGAGGGCTACCGCACCGCGATGATCGACTCCACCACGCTGGAGGAGGCCAACTCGGTCGTCCCGAACTGGATCCGCCAGCGCAGCCGCTGGAACAAGGGCTACTTCCAGACCTGGCTGGTGCACATGCGCAACCCCGCGGCGCTGCTGGCGCAGACCGGCGTCCGGGGCTTCGCGAGCTTCAACCTGACGATGGGCAGCGCGTTCGTGCTGCTGATGAACCCGGTCTTCTGGGCCCTCACCACGCTCTACGTCCTGACCCAGTGGGGCTTCATCCAGCAGCTGTTCCCCGGGATCGTCTTCTACGCCGCGAGCGCGATGCTCTTCGTCGGCAACTTCATCTTCGTCTACCTCAACGTCGCCGGCTCGCTCCAGCGCGGGGAGTTCGGCATCACCCGGACCGCGCTGCTGTCGCCGCTCTACTGGGGGCTGATGAGCTGGGCCGCCTGGAAGGGCTTCATCCAGCTGTTCACGAACCCCTTCTACTGGGAGAAGACCGAGCACGGCCTCGACGAGGCGCACGGATGA
- a CDS encoding glycoside hydrolase family 5 protein, translated as MVRPARRVLRWLVPAVVLLLVGAAAVAVALRGDPADDPAGGAAHVRVDGDQLVDSRTGATFTPRGVSWSSFEYACAQGWGYSALDSLLGGDPYTGEAEAIARWGANTVRLPLNQDCWLGTRGAPVSDEHDERSPQGYRAEVRRFVDALHRAGLVVVLDLHSRKRLTAPEFGNLAMPDPESLAFWTSVATAYRDDPSVMFDAFNEPYSRYDGADRLVFELTWPCWRDGGCGAPVEDDRTATDGRVTFPVQGMARVVSTIRDAGAEQPVLLGGLDYANDLEHWLEFAPDDDQLVASFHAYDFKACADRACWDRVLAPLADSVPVITGELGAEDPLDGFVEDYLAWAADHGIGSLFWVWADHAGDPMSLLAEAPAEPTEWGRLAARLMGGSAAVPSAPASPASPASPAG; from the coding sequence GTGGTCCGTCCTGCGCGTCGGGTGCTGCGTTGGCTGGTGCCGGCGGTCGTGCTGCTGCTCGTCGGCGCCGCCGCCGTGGCGGTGGCCCTGCGAGGCGACCCCGCCGACGACCCGGCCGGCGGCGCGGCCCACGTGCGTGTCGACGGCGACCAGCTGGTCGACTCCCGCACGGGTGCGACGTTCACGCCCCGCGGGGTCAGCTGGAGCAGCTTCGAGTACGCCTGCGCCCAGGGCTGGGGCTACTCCGCGCTCGACTCGCTCCTCGGCGGCGACCCCTACACCGGTGAGGCCGAGGCGATCGCGCGCTGGGGCGCGAACACCGTGCGCCTGCCCCTCAACCAGGACTGCTGGCTGGGCACCCGCGGCGCCCCGGTGAGCGACGAGCACGACGAGCGCAGCCCGCAGGGCTACCGCGCCGAGGTGCGCCGCTTCGTCGACGCCCTGCACCGCGCCGGGCTGGTGGTGGTGCTCGACCTGCACAGCCGCAAGCGGCTGACCGCCCCGGAGTTCGGCAACCTCGCGATGCCCGACCCCGAGTCCCTCGCCTTCTGGACCTCGGTGGCCACGGCGTACCGCGACGACCCCTCCGTGATGTTCGACGCGTTCAACGAGCCGTACAGCCGCTACGACGGCGCCGACCGGCTGGTCTTCGAGCTGACCTGGCCGTGCTGGCGCGACGGCGGCTGCGGCGCACCGGTCGAGGACGACCGGACGGCGACCGACGGGCGGGTGACGTTCCCCGTGCAGGGCATGGCCCGGGTGGTCTCCACCATCCGCGACGCCGGCGCGGAGCAGCCGGTGCTGCTGGGCGGGCTGGACTACGCCAACGACCTCGAGCACTGGCTGGAGTTCGCGCCCGACGACGACCAGCTCGTCGCGTCCTTCCACGCCTACGACTTCAAGGCCTGCGCCGACCGCGCCTGCTGGGACCGGGTGCTGGCCCCGCTGGCCGACAGCGTCCCGGTCATCACCGGCGAGCTCGGCGCCGAGGACCCCCTCGACGGCTTCGTCGAGGACTACCTGGCCTGGGCGGCCGACCACGGCATCGGCTCGTTGTTCTGGGTGTGGGCCGACCACGCCGGCGACCCGATGTCGCTGCTCGCCGAGGCCCCGGCGGAGCCGACCGAGTGGGGTCGGCTCGCGGCGCGGCTGATGGGCGGCAGCGCCGCCGTGCCCTCCGCGCCGGCGTCCCCGGCGTCCCCGGCGTCCCCGGCCGGGTAG
- a CDS encoding hydroxyacid-oxoacid transhydrogenase, with amino-acid sequence MSETVFTYAAPALKFGTGASDEIGHDLRSYGAQRVLLVTDPGVAATGHPARIAEQLAARGLEVTTYDRARVEPTDTSLVEAIEFARDAGPFDAVVAVGGGSAIDTAKAVNLLTTNPGELMDYVNAPVGKALAPTEPLLPLVAVPTTTGTGSESTTICVLDVLALHVKTGISHPALRPRLAVVDPALTMTQPAMVTAASGMDILCHALESYTARWYADFDAKQPEQRVPYCGANPVADMWSEKALSLLAGAFRTAVRDGSDTVSREQMALAATFAGLGFGNAGVHIPHANAYPIAGRVRDFRPEGYPADEPIVPHGMAVSLTAPEAFRFTFAADPGRHLRAASLLEPDTDLGAGPDVLPGVLTRLMRDIGIPNGLAEVGYGDGDVEPLVDGALKQQRLLATAPREVTGEDLASVFRGSMEHW; translated from the coding sequence GTGTCCGAGACCGTCTTCACCTACGCAGCACCGGCGCTGAAGTTCGGTACCGGCGCCTCCGACGAGATCGGCCACGACCTGCGCTCGTACGGCGCGCAGCGGGTCCTGCTGGTCACCGACCCGGGCGTCGCCGCCACCGGCCACCCGGCGCGCATCGCCGAGCAGCTCGCGGCCCGCGGCCTCGAGGTCACGACGTACGACCGCGCCCGCGTCGAGCCGACCGACACCTCCCTGGTCGAGGCGATCGAGTTCGCCCGCGACGCCGGTCCCTTCGACGCCGTGGTCGCGGTCGGCGGCGGCTCGGCGATCGACACGGCCAAGGCGGTCAACCTGCTCACCACCAACCCCGGTGAGCTCATGGACTACGTCAACGCCCCCGTCGGGAAGGCGCTGGCCCCCACCGAGCCGCTGCTCCCGCTCGTCGCCGTGCCGACCACCACCGGCACCGGCTCGGAGAGCACCACCATCTGCGTGCTCGACGTGCTCGCGCTGCACGTGAAGACGGGGATCAGCCACCCCGCGCTCCGGCCCCGGCTGGCCGTGGTCGACCCCGCGCTGACGATGACCCAGCCCGCGATGGTGACCGCCGCGTCCGGCATGGACATCCTGTGCCACGCACTGGAGAGCTACACGGCGCGCTGGTACGCCGACTTCGACGCCAAGCAGCCCGAGCAGCGGGTGCCGTACTGCGGTGCGAACCCGGTCGCGGACATGTGGTCGGAGAAGGCGCTGTCGCTGCTGGCCGGCGCCTTCCGCACGGCGGTCCGCGACGGCTCCGACACCGTCTCGCGCGAGCAGATGGCGCTCGCCGCGACCTTCGCCGGCCTGGGCTTCGGCAACGCCGGCGTGCACATCCCGCACGCCAACGCCTACCCGATCGCCGGCCGCGTCCGTGACTTCCGCCCCGAGGGCTACCCGGCCGACGAGCCGATCGTGCCGCACGGCATGGCGGTGTCCCTGACCGCGCCGGAGGCGTTCCGCTTCACCTTCGCGGCCGACCCCGGGCGCCACCTGCGTGCCGCGAGCCTGCTCGAGCCCGACACCGACCTCGGCGCGGGCCCCGACGTCCTGCCCGGGGTGCTGACCCGGCTGATGCGCGACATCGGCATCCCCAACGGCCTGGCCGAGGTCGGGTACGGCGACGGCGACGTCGAGCCGCTCGTCGACGGCGCCCTCAAGCAGCAGCGCCTGCTGGCGACCGCTCCGCGGGAGGTGACCGGCGAGGACCTCGCGTCGGTCTTCCGCGGGTCGATGGAGCACTGGTGA